One Carassius gibelio isolate Cgi1373 ecotype wild population from Czech Republic chromosome A20, carGib1.2-hapl.c, whole genome shotgun sequence DNA segment encodes these proteins:
- the LOC127938429 gene encoding opsin-5-like: MENETIPSGYVPHYLLRGDPFASKLSKEADIVAAFYILIIGILSATGNGYVIYKTIKRKSKLKPPEFMTLNLAVFDFGISVTGKPFFIVSSFAHRWLFGWQGCRYYGWAGFFFGCGSLITMTIVSLDRYLKICHLKYGSWFKRHHAFLSVVFTWIYAAFWATMPVVGWGNYAPEPFGTSCTLDWWLAQASVSGQSFVMCMLFFCLIFPTCIIFFSYVMIISKVKSSAKEVSHFDTRNKNNHILEMKLTKVAMLICAGFLIAWIPYAVVSVVSAFGEPDSVPISVSVVPTLLAKSSAMYNPIIYQVIDCKKKCAKSSCFQAWSKKKHCKTSRFYSISASLKQRPANEVPTEI; the protein is encoded by the exons ATGGAGAATGAGACCATCCCTTCGGGCTACGTCCCACATTACCTTCTTCGAGGAGATCCCTTTGCTTCCAAGCTGTCCAAGGAGGCAGATATAGTGGCGGCGTTCTACATCCTTATCATCG gtATCTTGTCAGCCACTGGAAATGGTTATGTCATATATAAGACCATCAAACGGAAGAGCAAGTTAAAGCCACCAGAGTTCATGACACTGAACCTAGCTGTGTTCGACTTTGGCATATCAG TCACTGGAAAACCATTCTTCATAGTGTCTAGTTTTGCCCATCGCTGGCTGTTTGGCTGGCAGGGCTGCCGCTACTACGGCTGGGCCGGCTTTTTCTTCGGATGCGGAAGTCTCATTACCATGACGATTGTCAGCTTAGACCGTTACTTGAAGATCTGTCATTTAAAATATG GTTCATGGTTCAAACGGCATCATGCCTTTCTATCTGTGGTTTTTACATGGATCTACGCGGCCTTCTGGGCCACCATGCCAGTGGTGGGCTGGGGCAACTACGCACCTGAGCCGTTTGGCACCTCCTGCACGCTGGACTGGTGGCTGGCCCAGGCCTCGGTGTCTGGCCAAAGCTTTGTCATGTGCATGCTCTTCTTCTGCCTCATCTTCCCCACCTGCATTATCTTCTTCTCCTATGTCATGATCATCTCCAAGGTGAAATCCTCAGCCAAAGAAGTCTCTCATTTCGACACACGGAACAAGAACAACCACATCTTGGAGATGAAGTTGACTAAG GTGGCGATGCTGATCTGTGCTGGGTTTTTAATAGCTTGGATCCCTTATGCTGTGGTATCAGTGGTGTCTGCTTTTGGAGAGCCTGATTCAGTGCCTATCTCGGTCTCTGTTGTGCCAACTTTGTTGGCCAAGTCATCTGCTATGTACAATCCAATCATATACCAAGTCATCGACTGTAAGAAGAAGTGTGCAAAATCATCTTGCTTTCAAGCTTGGAGTAAAAAGAAACACTGCAAGACATCAAG GTTCTACTCCATCTCCGCCTCCCTGAAACAGAGACCAGCCAATGAAGTTCCAACTGAGATATGA